Proteins encoded within one genomic window of Pseudalkalibacillus sp. SCS-8:
- a CDS encoding immune inhibitor A domain-containing protein — MNKRKITSTAFAVMMGLSTLTYGAIATPQMADAEKARESVTHQYAGTPVDLGIANDERLIEMLKKEGKISPNTSAAEAEKALNNYLNEKAAASAHAHDEGALHEQEKEAKKQLQKDMKKNSLTSGKGNKVGQSETVNGVEEEAWNGGTRTDKVLVLLIEYPDKPHNSMSADETDMYYEGENAYSRAHYQDMLFGNGGWTGPDGKNYVSMKQYYEKQSGGSYSVEGEVVGWYQAKHNAAYYGGNDPVYDSDVNARALVKEALNAAAADPSVNLGEYDEWDRYDLDGDGNYLEPDGLVDHLMIIHSGVGEEAGGGSLGSDAIWSHRWNLGLPVFSIEGSPEPAVDYWGAGTMYAYDYTIEPEDGAVGVMAHEFGHDLGLPDEYDTQYSGAGEPVSYWSIMSSGSWAGKIPGTMPTGFSPYMKEMLQASVGGNWQTGTQIDVSEVDENGYEVLLDEAVTKGTNNDVVKVTLPLKETVVNTPASGKSEYFSGSADDLHNVMTKTVDLTNATTASFNFKTWYDIETDWDYAYVTVNGSPIPSDITTNEDPHKSNAGNGITGSSNGWIDASFDLSDYVGQEVEIAIEYVTDVAVSNPGLYADDLSVVVDGQQVFFDDAEAESIFTLNGFTKSDGIKRSEHYYLLEWRSHNDVDRGLENIRRGASLMEFDEGLVVWYVDEKYSENWTGAHPGDGFVGVVDADQHINTWSDGSVASTRFQVHDAAFSLNKTEKMFLDYSELLGKTLEDNHTARNPLFDDSANYMNEGLEDAGRNVPNYGLKFRVIGQSADGTVGKVLIFK, encoded by the coding sequence ATGAATAAGAGAAAAATAACATCTACTGCTTTTGCAGTCATGATGGGATTGAGTACACTTACATATGGCGCAATTGCTACTCCACAGATGGCAGATGCAGAAAAAGCACGTGAAAGTGTCACTCATCAATATGCCGGTACACCAGTTGACTTGGGTATCGCGAATGATGAGCGATTAATCGAGATGCTCAAGAAGGAAGGGAAAATCAGCCCGAATACGAGTGCAGCTGAAGCGGAGAAAGCATTGAACAACTACCTGAATGAAAAGGCTGCTGCTTCTGCCCATGCGCATGATGAGGGGGCCCTGCATGAGCAGGAAAAAGAAGCGAAGAAACAGCTTCAAAAGGATATGAAGAAAAACAGCCTGACTTCAGGAAAAGGGAATAAAGTAGGACAATCCGAAACAGTAAATGGGGTAGAAGAGGAAGCCTGGAACGGCGGAACAAGAACCGATAAAGTGCTTGTCCTTTTGATTGAATACCCTGACAAGCCACATAATTCGATGTCAGCTGATGAGACGGATATGTATTATGAAGGTGAAAATGCCTATTCTCGTGCCCATTATCAGGACATGCTTTTCGGTAACGGAGGCTGGACTGGTCCAGACGGGAAAAACTACGTCTCTATGAAACAATATTATGAAAAGCAATCTGGCGGAAGCTATTCCGTAGAAGGTGAAGTAGTAGGCTGGTACCAAGCCAAACATAACGCTGCTTATTATGGTGGAAATGATCCTGTGTATGACAGCGATGTCAATGCTCGTGCACTTGTTAAAGAAGCGTTAAATGCAGCGGCAGCCGATCCATCTGTAAACCTTGGTGAGTATGATGAGTGGGATCGTTACGACCTAGATGGTGATGGAAACTATCTTGAGCCGGACGGTCTCGTCGACCACTTGATGATCATCCACTCTGGTGTTGGTGAAGAAGCTGGTGGCGGATCCCTTGGCTCGGATGCGATCTGGTCCCACCGCTGGAACCTGGGCTTACCTGTATTCTCGATTGAGGGTTCTCCAGAACCAGCAGTCGATTATTGGGGAGCTGGAACTATGTATGCCTATGACTATACGATTGAGCCTGAAGATGGTGCAGTCGGTGTTATGGCACATGAATTTGGACATGATCTCGGTCTACCGGATGAGTATGACACGCAGTATTCAGGAGCAGGAGAACCGGTCAGCTACTGGTCCATCATGTCAAGCGGAAGCTGGGCTGGTAAAATCCCTGGGACGATGCCGACTGGATTCAGTCCTTATATGAAGGAAATGCTTCAAGCATCTGTAGGCGGGAACTGGCAAACAGGAACGCAGATCGATGTGAGTGAAGTGGATGAAAACGGTTATGAAGTTTTACTTGATGAAGCTGTTACAAAGGGAACGAATAATGATGTCGTGAAAGTGACGCTTCCTTTGAAAGAGACTGTCGTCAATACACCAGCTAGCGGGAAGTCCGAGTATTTCTCAGGAAGTGCAGATGATCTGCACAACGTGATGACGAAAACAGTTGACTTGACGAATGCTACGACAGCATCCTTCAACTTCAAAACATGGTATGACATTGAAACGGATTGGGATTATGCCTATGTAACCGTAAATGGTAGCCCGATCCCAAGCGATATCACAACAAATGAAGATCCTCATAAAAGCAATGCGGGTAATGGGATCACTGGCTCTTCGAATGGTTGGATCGATGCTTCCTTCGACCTGAGCGACTACGTTGGTCAAGAGGTTGAAATCGCGATTGAATATGTAACAGATGTCGCTGTTTCAAACCCAGGATTGTATGCAGACGATCTTTCTGTCGTCGTTGATGGACAGCAAGTATTCTTTGATGATGCAGAAGCTGAATCTATATTCACATTGAATGGATTTACGAAAAGTGACGGAATTAAACGGTCTGAGCACTATTACCTGCTTGAATGGCGCAGCCACAACGATGTTGACCGAGGTCTTGAAAATATCCGTCGTGGTGCAAGCTTGATGGAATTCGACGAAGGTCTAGTCGTTTGGTATGTGGATGAGAAGTACAGTGAAAACTGGACAGGTGCCCACCCTGGAGATGGTTTTGTCGGAGTCGTCGATGCGGATCAGCATATCAACACGTGGAGTGATGGTTCGGTCGCTTCTACCCGATTCCAGGTACACGACGCAGCATTCAGCTTGAATAAGACTGAGAAGATGTTCCTTGATTACAGTGAATTATTAGGAAAAACGTTAGAAGACAACCATACAGCACGTAACCCATTGTTTGACGACAGTGCAAATTACATGAACGAAGGACTTGAAGATGCTGGACGTAACGTTCCGAACTACGGTCTGAAATTCCGTGTAATTGGACAAAGTGCTGATGGTACAGTTGGTAAAGTATTAATCTTCAAATAA
- a CDS encoding cyclic-phosphate processing receiver domain-containing protein, protein MSKINVFLDDVRPCPDDYFLASDMEECIQFLRRGNIKHLSLDHDLENKARNGFMVVEYMVRHKLFAETITVHSANAGAGKKMFYYLKDAQEQFIIPQTVEIYYHPLPLNIYKR, encoded by the coding sequence TTGTCAAAAATTAATGTTTTTCTAGACGATGTCCGTCCATGTCCCGATGATTATTTTTTGGCTAGTGATATGGAAGAATGCATTCAATTCTTACGCAGAGGAAATATCAAGCATCTGTCACTAGATCATGATTTAGAGAACAAAGCCCGAAATGGTTTCATGGTCGTTGAATACATGGTAAGACATAAACTTTTTGCGGAGACCATTACGGTCCATTCTGCCAACGCTGGGGCTGGCAAAAAGATGTTTTACTATTTGAAAGATGCTCAAGAACAATTCATTATTCCACAGACTGTTGAAATTTATTATCATCCATTGCCGTTGAATATATATAAGAGATAA
- a CDS encoding DUF2157 domain-containing protein, producing the protein MNERKWLRKEGPKWVEQGYIQKEQLEGIYSMYEKKRNNLLPILASILIGLGILTFIASNWGQMSDWFRLTLIWVAIAGFHLTGGHYIQKGSEHLGSALIGIGTITFGAGIFLVAQMFHIVSYNATAFILWTASAILTYFVFPNRYFYLLSLFIGTSGILYSFISFQAFSHVLAFLVIVGIGYLTFKEDSRLLYYLYSAAIIITSITFIVVYEYSYFWMTIVFLILYGINELMKSEKAHHSFKDIGILGILAVTFIHVFIMEEYLRYNDLLVESVPYLIVLFVLVSLIGMMKKMKSSGGWTDLILFTPLYLLGETADVLYLLLAFGYSLYVLIQGYQREEPSMINRGTLLFLISTLVAYIQLAWAFLPKSLFFLAGGILLFLLSWYLEKRRRVMIHNAKGGRHDA; encoded by the coding sequence ATGAATGAGCGGAAGTGGCTGAGAAAAGAAGGACCGAAATGGGTAGAACAAGGTTATATTCAAAAGGAACAGCTGGAAGGCATTTATTCAATGTATGAAAAGAAAAGGAACAATCTGTTACCGATCCTTGCAAGTATCTTGATCGGTCTCGGAATCCTTACGTTTATCGCTTCGAATTGGGGGCAAATGAGTGATTGGTTCAGATTGACCTTGATCTGGGTAGCAATTGCAGGCTTCCATTTAACAGGTGGTCATTATATCCAGAAGGGGTCTGAGCATTTAGGGAGTGCCTTGATCGGAATCGGGACAATTACCTTCGGAGCAGGGATCTTTCTGGTTGCGCAAATGTTCCATATTGTTAGTTATAATGCTACTGCGTTCATTTTATGGACGGCTTCAGCAATCCTCACGTATTTTGTATTTCCAAACCGTTATTTCTATCTGTTGTCACTTTTCATCGGAACCTCCGGAATCCTTTACAGCTTCATTTCTTTTCAAGCTTTCAGTCATGTGCTTGCGTTTCTTGTCATTGTTGGTATTGGATACCTCACCTTCAAGGAAGATAGCAGGCTCCTTTATTATCTCTACTCAGCCGCTATCATCATAACGAGTATCACGTTCATCGTCGTTTACGAATACTCTTACTTCTGGATGACAATCGTATTCTTGATCCTATATGGGATAAATGAGCTTATGAAGAGCGAAAAAGCGCACCATAGCTTTAAGGATATCGGTATTCTTGGGATTCTTGCTGTTACGTTCATCCATGTTTTTATAATGGAAGAATACCTCCGTTACAATGATCTTCTGGTTGAATCTGTTCCTTATTTGATTGTCCTTTTCGTTCTGGTCAGCTTGATCGGAATGATGAAGAAAATGAAATCTTCAGGGGGCTGGACGGATTTGATTCTGTTTACACCACTGTATTTGCTTGGTGAGACAGCAGATGTCTTATACTTGCTGCTAGCCTTCGGTTACTCTCTTTATGTACTCATTCAAGGTTATCAAAGGGAAGAGCCTTCCATGATCAACCGAGGGACACTCTTATTCCTAATCAGCACGTTAGTGGCCTATATTCAGCTCGCATGGGCATTCTTGCCGAAGTCTCTATTCTTCTTAGCAGGCGGGATTTTGTTGTTCCTCTTAAGCTGGTATTTGGAAAAAAGAAGGCGAGTTATGATTCATAACGCGAAAGGAGGCCGCCACGATGCGTAA
- a CDS encoding BsuPI-related putative proteinase inhibitor — MVRIATIIGLVIILSACGSGEQTKSPSAEPVNGQAQEEKSEGNENVAGEVELKVVSFTNDQAVIELQNQTEKPLELEFTSGQQYDMWIKNESGETVFHWGEGKMFTQALKKETIEPGGKRTFTVAIPELDPGTYNVRFKVTSVPSFETTFKQTI, encoded by the coding sequence ATGGTACGGATAGCAACCATTATTGGATTGGTCATCATACTTTCAGCTTGTGGGTCTGGTGAACAAACGAAATCGCCGTCTGCTGAACCGGTTAATGGACAAGCGCAAGAAGAGAAATCAGAAGGGAATGAGAATGTGGCAGGTGAAGTTGAACTGAAGGTCGTTTCTTTTACAAATGATCAGGCAGTGATCGAACTGCAAAACCAAACAGAAAAACCCTTAGAACTAGAGTTTACGAGCGGCCAGCAATATGACATGTGGATCAAGAATGAAAGTGGAGAAACCGTCTTTCACTGGGGTGAGGGCAAAATGTTCACCCAAGCATTGAAAAAGGAGACGATCGAACCGGGCGGTAAACGTACATTTACCGTTGCCATACCGGAATTAGATCCTGGAACCTACAACGTCCGTTTCAAAGTGACATCCGTTCCATCATTCGAAACGACGTTCAAACAAACGATCTAA
- a CDS encoding zinc ribbon domain-containing protein, whose amino-acid sequence MKVSIEDSIREKFTCVKCKHEYCMTKKGAMTGTGFSKMFDVQHTEFLFVSCMNCGYVEVFDPEILEGKRKELSTFLDIFFGG is encoded by the coding sequence TTGAAAGTCTCAATTGAAGACTCGATTCGAGAGAAATTCACGTGTGTAAAGTGTAAGCATGAGTACTGCATGACGAAAAAAGGCGCAATGACTGGAACAGGATTCAGTAAAATGTTCGATGTCCAGCATACTGAATTTCTTTTTGTCAGCTGCATGAATTGTGGATATGTAGAAGTCTTTGACCCAGAGATCCTCGAAGGAAAACGCAAAGAATTAAGTACTTTTCTCGATATCTTTTTCGGTGGATGA
- the rnz gene encoding ribonuclease Z, whose protein sequence is MEFHFLGTGAGIPSKGRNVSSMALRFMTNRQGEIWLFDCGEATQHQILHTTIKLWQVRKIFITHMHGDHIYGLPGVLGSRSFQGAEDTLTVYGPKGIKEFITVALETSRTYLKYPLEIIEIEDGFHELDEGYQIEAALLEHVIPSYGFRITEPEQPGRLQVERLKEIGVSPGPVYSRLKAGETVTLEDGRTICGEDFTTPPQPGRVVTICGDTRPTKKTIELARDADLLVHEATFAEGMDERAIEYFHSTTNQAAELAKQAGAKRLILTHISSRYYDKADELTESAVNIFPNTELAEDFAIFQLTKKNTKKV, encoded by the coding sequence ATGGAGTTTCATTTTCTAGGTACAGGTGCGGGAATACCGTCAAAGGGAAGAAACGTTTCATCAATGGCACTCCGTTTCATGACGAACCGTCAAGGGGAAATTTGGTTATTTGATTGCGGTGAAGCGACCCAGCATCAAATCTTACATACTACGATCAAGCTATGGCAGGTCAGGAAAATATTCATCACACACATGCATGGCGATCATATCTACGGTTTGCCAGGGGTACTTGGCAGCCGATCCTTCCAGGGTGCTGAAGATACTTTAACAGTATATGGACCAAAAGGAATCAAAGAATTCATTACTGTTGCGCTTGAGACGAGCAGGACCTACTTGAAATATCCACTTGAAATCATTGAGATCGAGGATGGATTTCATGAGCTGGACGAAGGCTATCAAATTGAAGCTGCTTTATTGGAGCATGTCATCCCCTCATACGGTTTCAGGATTACAGAGCCTGAACAACCGGGTCGGCTTCAAGTGGAGCGATTGAAGGAAATCGGCGTCTCACCAGGTCCAGTTTACAGTAGACTGAAGGCTGGAGAAACCGTCACGCTTGAAGATGGTCGAACCATTTGTGGAGAAGATTTCACCACTCCACCTCAACCTGGTCGGGTCGTGACGATTTGCGGAGATACCCGTCCTACAAAAAAAACTATCGAACTTGCAAGGGATGCCGACCTACTCGTCCACGAAGCCACATTTGCAGAGGGAATGGATGAGCGGGCAATCGAATATTTTCATTCTACAACGAACCAAGCGGCAGAGCTTGCGAAACAAGCCGGAGCAAAACGGTTGATTCTCACTCATATCAGCTCCCGCTATTACGATAAAGCAGATGAATTAACAGAAAGTGCCGTGAACATATTTCCGAACACGGAACTTGCTGAGGATTTCGCCATTTTTCAATTGACAAAGAAGAACACGAAAAAGGTGTGA
- a CDS encoding MFS transporter, with translation MTTLKQPLWTSKFILLCASNFLFFMSFFLLLPTLPVYLVENLGASEDQVGLIMGIFTIAAVFARPITGYLMDMKNQKALFLIAIIVFVVATFGYLIAQTVLMIFLIRFIYGFGFGMSTTAGGTMAAEWIPEERRGEGLGYYGTFIMVAMSIGPIVGVFVADYTSYQGMFWFCFFLSLIGLIMASFLPNYKTTRKAPENQRKFSIKHKEDLAYWFNELIERKALPVSIAMSMIAIVFGGVISFVSLYAKELGDASIAGTYFTLYAIAIVISRPFAGKWFDRKGPNQLIAFGTSLYFIGMIVLGLAASSWMVYIAALIIGFGYGILQPSYQALSIQMSPKHRRGAATATFFTLFDIGVGVGSFFLGWVVVQIGYGNMYLLSSLFLLVSYYVYYRTAKPKMRVSQHVQQNY, from the coding sequence ATGACTACGTTGAAACAACCGTTATGGACAAGTAAATTCATATTGCTATGCGCGAGTAATTTCTTGTTCTTCATGAGCTTTTTTCTTTTGTTGCCTACACTACCGGTCTACTTGGTTGAAAACCTTGGTGCAAGTGAAGATCAGGTAGGTTTAATCATGGGGATTTTTACGATTGCGGCCGTTTTCGCAAGGCCCATCACAGGTTATTTGATGGATATGAAAAATCAGAAAGCCCTCTTCCTGATTGCAATAATCGTTTTTGTCGTCGCAACTTTCGGTTATTTGATCGCTCAAACGGTATTGATGATCTTTCTGATTAGGTTCATTTATGGATTCGGATTCGGGATGTCAACCACGGCCGGAGGGACGATGGCAGCCGAATGGATACCGGAGGAACGTAGAGGAGAGGGGTTAGGGTATTATGGCACATTCATCATGGTAGCCATGAGTATCGGACCCATTGTCGGGGTTTTTGTCGCGGACTATACAAGCTACCAGGGCATGTTCTGGTTTTGCTTCTTTTTATCTCTCATAGGACTGATTATGGCGAGCTTTCTTCCAAACTATAAAACAACGAGGAAAGCCCCTGAAAATCAACGGAAATTTTCAATTAAACATAAAGAAGATCTGGCGTATTGGTTCAATGAATTGATTGAAAGAAAAGCCCTCCCCGTTTCCATAGCGATGAGCATGATTGCCATCGTATTTGGGGGGGTCATCAGTTTCGTGTCACTATATGCAAAAGAACTTGGTGATGCCTCAATCGCCGGAACGTATTTCACCTTATATGCCATTGCGATCGTGATCAGTCGTCCTTTTGCAGGAAAGTGGTTTGATAGGAAAGGTCCAAACCAACTTATCGCTTTCGGTACGTCCCTTTATTTCATCGGTATGATCGTGCTTGGCCTGGCAGCTTCCAGCTGGATGGTGTATATCGCTGCATTAATCATTGGATTCGGCTATGGGATACTTCAGCCAAGTTACCAAGCACTTTCCATTCAAATGTCACCTAAACATCGAAGAGGGGCAGCGACGGCAACGTTCTTTACGCTATTCGATATCGGTGTTGGCGTAGGATCGTTCTTCTTAGGTTGGGTCGTCGTCCAGATCGGTTACGGAAACATGTACTTATTGTCGTCCTTGTTTCTGCTCGTCTCTTATTATGTGTATTACCGTACTGCAAAGCCAAAAATGCGCGTATCACAGCATGTCCAACAGAATTATTGA
- a CDS encoding MFS transporter, with product MKNWKRSARFLWLCNFIIVAAMTMILPFLPLYLEVLGVTDEKALSLWTGAIFSAAFLSGAFMAPIWGIFADKFGQKANLIRAGIGMGILTFSMAFVTGPWMLLALRFFMGFFSGFITVSFSYLSRITPKEHTGAALGFLQTGGISGGIIGPLIGGALSDWFGFRPVFAMTGISIFLTLILVIQFIPKDAPMQETVEKQGTFKDVLMNKQLLVLFIATFLLQAAMLSTNSMMTIFVKTFVDNPENLALLAGFAASILGIATIIGSPYLGKLGDRIGHLRMLPVVMFASGVLFLPQLFTDNIYELYVWRFIQGLVLGGVWPAIQTLIHKKTPADIQGRAFGVTASCRFLGNLTGPIIGGWISGSFATAYVFGFAGAILMAGGILVRLGVQNR from the coding sequence ATGAAGAATTGGAAGAGAAGTGCGCGCTTTCTCTGGCTTTGTAATTTCATAATTGTAGCTGCGATGACGATGATTCTCCCGTTCCTCCCCTTATATTTGGAGGTGCTTGGTGTAACGGATGAAAAGGCACTGAGTCTCTGGACGGGTGCAATTTTTTCAGCGGCATTCCTATCGGGAGCGTTTATGGCCCCGATCTGGGGAATCTTTGCGGATAAGTTCGGTCAGAAAGCGAACCTAATTCGTGCAGGAATCGGTATGGGAATCCTGACCTTCTCGATGGCCTTTGTGACTGGCCCCTGGATGCTTCTCGCCTTGCGCTTTTTCATGGGATTCTTTTCTGGCTTCATCACCGTTTCCTTTTCGTATTTATCGAGGATAACACCTAAGGAACATACTGGAGCCGCACTCGGTTTCCTGCAAACAGGAGGAATTTCAGGCGGAATCATTGGACCGTTAATCGGCGGTGCATTATCTGATTGGTTCGGCTTCAGACCTGTTTTTGCGATGACCGGTATCAGCATTTTCCTTACGTTGATTCTTGTCATCCAGTTCATTCCGAAAGATGCTCCCATGCAGGAGACAGTGGAAAAGCAGGGGACATTTAAAGATGTGTTGATGAATAAACAGCTTCTTGTTTTGTTCATTGCTACCTTTTTATTGCAAGCAGCGATGTTGAGTACGAATTCAATGATGACGATCTTCGTTAAGACCTTCGTCGACAACCCGGAAAACCTCGCCCTGTTAGCAGGATTTGCAGCGTCGATCCTCGGTATCGCCACGATCATCGGTTCACCTTATTTAGGAAAGTTAGGAGATCGAATCGGCCATTTAAGGATGTTGCCTGTCGTCATGTTCGCAAGCGGTGTCTTATTTTTACCGCAATTATTCACGGACAACATTTATGAATTGTATGTATGGCGATTTATTCAAGGGCTTGTTTTAGGCGGTGTTTGGCCGGCAATCCAGACATTGATCCATAAAAAAACACCTGCCGATATTCAGGGCAGGGCATTTGGTGTGACTGCAAGCTGCCGGTTCCTTGGTAACCTGACCGGTCCGATCATCGGAGGGTGGATTTCCGGAAGCTTTGCGACAGCCTATGTTTTTGGATTTGCAGGTGCCATACTGATGGCTGGTGGAATATTAGTCAGACTGGGCGTACAAAACCGATGA
- the htpX gene encoding protease HtpX encodes MAKRIFLFILTNVLVLTTIMIVLSLLNLNTYIGPGGNIQFGTLLAFSAVIGFTGAFISLAISRWMAKTIMRVKVIDPDRPGSAVEQDVVERVHRLSRAAGLSAMPQVGIYDSPEVNAFATGPSKRRSLVAVSTGLLENMDDDAIEGVIAHEVAHIANGDMVTMTLLQGIVNTFVVFLSRIAAWAVAQLVDEDKAAIVHLISIIVFQIAFSILGSIVIMAYSRHREFHADRGGADLAGKDKMIHALEALRAYINRVDTRQDTLATMKISGGKKKKMIFSTHPDIDERIRRLHAK; translated from the coding sequence ATGGCAAAACGGATTTTTCTATTTATCTTAACCAACGTTTTGGTCCTTACGACAATCATGATCGTATTGTCGTTGTTGAACCTGAATACGTATATCGGACCAGGTGGAAACATCCAATTTGGAACGCTGCTTGCATTTAGTGCTGTCATCGGTTTCACTGGTGCATTCATTTCATTAGCGATTTCCCGTTGGATGGCAAAGACGATCATGCGTGTGAAAGTCATTGATCCTGACCGTCCTGGATCAGCAGTTGAACAGGATGTTGTTGAACGTGTACACCGCTTGTCCCGTGCTGCAGGACTTTCTGCAATGCCACAAGTAGGGATCTACGACTCCCCTGAGGTCAATGCATTCGCTACGGGTCCATCGAAACGTCGTTCTCTTGTCGCTGTTTCGACGGGATTACTTGAAAATATGGATGATGATGCAATTGAAGGCGTCATCGCACACGAAGTCGCCCATATTGCCAATGGGGATATGGTAACGATGACTTTACTTCAAGGTATCGTCAACACATTCGTCGTATTCCTATCAAGAATTGCTGCGTGGGCAGTCGCTCAACTTGTTGATGAAGACAAGGCGGCCATCGTCCACCTGATTTCAATCATTGTATTCCAGATTGCGTTCTCCATCTTAGGAAGCATCGTCATCATGGCATACTCACGTCATCGTGAATTCCATGCAGACCGTGGAGGCGCAGACCTCGCTGGTAAGGATAAGATGATTCACGCTCTAGAAGCACTACGCGCGTATATCAATCGCGTTGATACACGTCAAGACACATTGGCAACGATGAAAATCAGTGGCGGTAAGAAGAAGAAAATGATTTTCTCTACTCACCCTGACATTGATGAGCGAATTCGTCGTCTGCATGCAAAATAA
- a CDS encoding metalloregulator ArsR/SmtB family transcription factor has product MTKSNEKERFLESFRNATPLFQALADPVRQELILLLAENERLNVNEIAEYSPMSRPTISHHLKILKQVHLVTSEKKGTQNYYRLEVERPLEQLKELVKVIESECIFETADEE; this is encoded by the coding sequence ATGACAAAATCAAATGAAAAAGAGCGCTTTCTGGAATCGTTCCGTAATGCAACTCCATTATTTCAAGCGCTAGCTGACCCCGTCAGACAAGAACTAATTCTTTTATTAGCTGAAAATGAACGTTTAAATGTAAATGAAATTGCCGAGTACTCGCCAATGTCTCGTCCGACCATTTCCCATCACTTGAAAATTTTGAAGCAAGTGCATCTTGTCACTTCTGAAAAGAAAGGGACACAAAATTATTATCGGCTGGAAGTGGAACGGCCACTCGAACAGTTGAAGGAACTCGTGAAGGTGATTGAATCAGAGTGCATTTTTGAAACAGCTGATGAGGAATGA
- a CDS encoding DUF1836 domain-containing protein produces the protein MPLLTLSRKQMAELLLALHSNEGDKPALILKEAWLELNDIEDESLIKGLGEGSLPGIFEKIMKGTNKELGFSINEIVSLGNQIEYSSFSTTAVQNWVKRDVRNLIGSPHKGKKYSLEQAAILFIVEDLKSTLDFVSIRNLLMLIFNNIEDRHDDLIDPIHFYHTYATVFEELDLNDDNVVDVDFRVKDGKKAESLIYQKADEKITEFNTLTEKQRSIVKNALVIATLSVQTSYFQSVSRQFLNSTLFI, from the coding sequence ATGCCTTTATTGACGTTAAGCCGAAAACAGATGGCAGAGCTCTTGTTAGCCTTGCATTCAAATGAAGGAGATAAGCCTGCTCTGATTTTGAAGGAAGCTTGGCTCGAACTAAATGATATTGAAGATGAATCCTTGATCAAGGGGTTAGGAGAGGGATCTCTTCCTGGCATTTTTGAAAAGATCATGAAAGGGACAAACAAGGAGCTGGGCTTTTCCATCAATGAGATTGTCTCTTTAGGCAACCAGATCGAATATAGCAGCTTCTCGACGACTGCGGTCCAAAATTGGGTGAAGCGTGATGTGCGCAACTTGATTGGATCTCCCCATAAAGGGAAAAAATACTCCCTTGAACAGGCGGCTATTCTTTTCATTGTAGAGGATTTGAAAAGCACGCTTGATTTCGTTTCCATCCGCAACTTATTAATGTTGATTTTCAATAACATTGAAGATCGGCATGATGATTTGATTGATCCTATCCATTTCTATCATACATACGCAACAGTATTTGAAGAATTGGACTTGAACGACGACAATGTGGTGGACGTCGACTTCAGGGTGAAGGATGGCAAAAAGGCGGAGTCATTGATCTATCAAAAAGCGGATGAGAAAATCACCGAGTTCAACACTTTGACAGAAAAGCAGAGATCGATCGTCAAGAATGCGCTCGTCATCGCGACACTGTCTGTCCAAACCTCCTATTTCCAGTCCGTATCCCGGCAATTCTTGAACTCGACCTTATTCATTTAA
- a CDS encoding GDYXXLXY domain-containing protein encodes MRKGLLYFVLVLQVFVLGGIAASHYMTLQLGERIVLETEPIDPRDLFHGDYVILNYDVSTLSTNLIEEGTELDERDRIYVILEQSDSVSKAVRIVKTKPELKDGQVALKGIVRYIDSYQRNVRIDYGLERYYIEEGTGASYERDPADKVAIRVSSWGQSTIEELIYSQ; translated from the coding sequence ATGCGTAAGGGATTATTATATTTCGTTTTGGTTCTTCAAGTCTTTGTGCTCGGCGGAATAGCGGCTTCCCACTATATGACGCTTCAGTTAGGGGAACGGATCGTTCTGGAAACGGAACCGATTGATCCAAGAGATCTTTTTCATGGGGATTATGTCATTTTGAATTATGATGTTTCCACTTTATCTACCAATCTGATCGAAGAAGGAACTGAATTGGATGAAAGAGATCGAATCTATGTTATTCTCGAGCAATCCGATTCGGTCTCGAAAGCCGTCCGTATTGTTAAAACGAAACCAGAGCTGAAGGATGGACAGGTCGCTCTTAAAGGAATCGTCCGATATATTGATTCTTATCAAAGGAATGTCCGAATCGATTATGGACTGGAGAGGTATTACATTGAAGAAGGGACCGGAGCGTCTTATGAACGTGATCCGGCAGACAAGGTTGCGATCCGGGTTTCTTCGTGGGGACAATCGACGATTGAAGAACTCATTTATTCCCAGTAG